One stretch of Trichocoleus desertorum ATA4-8-CV12 DNA includes these proteins:
- a CDS encoding ATP-binding cassette domain-containing protein has protein sequence MPPAVLIQHLQKHYGQVEAVKDVSFQVEPGEIFGLLGPNGAGKTTTIRCLCTLAQPDAGKVEVSGVSVTENPRAARQLLGYVAQEVALDKVLTGRELLQLQAALYHLPRAIAKARIATAIELLGLAEWADKKTGTYSGGLRKRLDLAAGLLHQPDVLVLDEPTVGLDIESRVAVWNFLRQLRAAGTAVLITSHYLEEIDALADRVAIIDRGLVIATGTPSDLKDQVGGDRITLRIREFTPLEEAETARAMLESLPTVQEVIINEAQGNSLNLVVASQSEALNTVQQALKEAGLPTFGIAQARPSLDDVYLAATGCTLVDAELAAAGSRDPKAERKQNMR, from the coding sequence ATGCCTCCCGCTGTTCTGATTCAACATCTCCAGAAGCACTACGGTCAGGTTGAAGCGGTTAAAGACGTTTCGTTTCAGGTGGAACCAGGAGAAATTTTTGGTCTCCTAGGACCGAATGGTGCGGGTAAAACCACTACAATTCGCTGCCTTTGCACTCTGGCGCAACCGGATGCTGGCAAGGTCGAGGTGTCTGGTGTTTCCGTGACTGAAAATCCCAGGGCAGCTCGACAGTTGCTGGGCTATGTAGCTCAAGAGGTGGCGCTGGATAAGGTTTTGACGGGACGGGAACTGCTGCAACTGCAAGCGGCGCTGTATCATTTGCCTCGTGCGATCGCCAAAGCACGAATTGCTACAGCGATCGAATTACTGGGCTTAGCAGAATGGGCCGACAAAAAGACAGGTACCTATTCTGGCGGTCTCCGCAAGCGGTTAGATCTGGCAGCGGGCTTGCTGCACCAGCCGGATGTCTTGGTTTTGGATGAGCCTACCGTAGGCTTGGATATTGAGAGTCGCGTAGCAGTCTGGAACTTTCTCCGCCAGTTGCGAGCCGCAGGAACCGCAGTTCTCATTACCAGCCATTATTTAGAAGAAATCGATGCCCTAGCCGATCGCGTTGCCATTATCGATCGCGGGTTGGTGATTGCCACAGGGACTCCGTCAGATCTCAAGGATCAAGTCGGGGGCGATCGCATTACCCTCCGAATTCGCGAGTTTACGCCACTCGAAGAAGCCGAAACAGCCAGAGCAATGTTAGAAAGCCTGCCGACTGTGCAGGAAGTGATCATCAACGAGGCTCAAGGCAATTCGCTCAATCTGGTGGTGGCCTCCCAAAGCGAAGCACTCAATACGGTACAGCAAGCCCTCAAAGAGGCGGGTTTACCCACCTTTGGCATTGCTCAAGCCCGTCCCAGCTTAGATGATGTTTACCTAGCGGCGACAGGTTGTACCCTCGTAGACGCGGAACTGGCAGCGGCAGGCAGTCGTGATCCCAAGGCTGAACGTAAACAAAATATGCGCTAA
- a CDS encoding heme-copper oxidase subunit III, which translates to MQGSTIDPSKAELNYHHEAEVSEVSAHGVEHHDYRLLGVIVFLIAEGMIFLGLFTAYLTFRAVAPSWPPAGTPKLELLLPSINTVILIASSFVIHQADTAVKKDDVKGLRTWFGVTALMGAIFLCGQIYEYKHLEFGLTSNLFGSTFYVLTGFHGLHVCFGLLLMLGVLWRSLKPNHYSKEHHFGVEAAELYWHFVDVIWVLLFLLLYLL; encoded by the coding sequence ATGCAAGGTTCCACGATTGATCCGTCAAAAGCTGAGCTAAATTACCATCACGAAGCCGAAGTGTCAGAAGTTTCGGCACATGGAGTTGAGCATCACGACTATCGCCTCCTAGGTGTGATTGTGTTCCTGATTGCTGAGGGCATGATCTTCTTGGGCTTGTTTACGGCTTATTTAACCTTCCGGGCCGTAGCTCCGAGTTGGCCCCCCGCAGGGACACCCAAGTTGGAGTTACTTTTGCCCAGCATCAACACGGTCATTCTGATTGCTAGCAGTTTTGTCATTCACCAGGCAGACACCGCCGTCAAAAAAGACGATGTTAAGGGATTGCGTACTTGGTTTGGTGTCACCGCTTTGATGGGAGCCATCTTCCTGTGCGGTCAGATTTACGAGTACAAGCACCTAGAATTTGGCCTCACTTCAAACTTGTTTGGCAGCACCTTCTATGTCTTGACTGGCTTCCACGGTTTACACGTTTGCTTTGGCTTATTGCTGATGCTGGGTGTACTGTGGCGATCGCTCAAGCCGAACCACTACTCGAAGGAGCATCACTTTGGCGTCGAAGCTGCCGAATTGTATTGGCACTTTGTCGATGTGATCTGGGTTTTGCTCTTTCTCTTGCTCTACTTGCTCTAA
- a CDS encoding chromophore lyase CpcT/CpeT, translated as MTHATDVGTLARWMAADFSNQEQAFENPPFFAHIRVCMRPIPQQILSGVSLLVEQAYDYQLNDPYRVRILNLVVQGDRIEIENYTVREEARFYGASRDLECLKTLQAEDLEKLPGCNMIAEWTGNSFKGYVEPGKGCIVFRKGQSTYLDSTFEIDGERFISHDRGRDPETDEHIWGSVAGPFYFVRWANFAEEVRV; from the coding sequence ATGACTCACGCGACTGATGTTGGCACCTTGGCCCGCTGGATGGCAGCAGACTTTAGCAACCAAGAACAAGCATTTGAGAACCCACCCTTCTTCGCCCATATCCGGGTTTGTATGCGTCCCATTCCCCAACAAATTCTATCTGGCGTCAGCCTGCTGGTTGAGCAAGCCTATGATTATCAGCTGAATGATCCCTATCGGGTGCGAATACTCAATTTGGTGGTGCAGGGCGATCGCATTGAAATTGAGAACTACACTGTCCGGGAAGAAGCGCGGTTTTATGGAGCCTCGCGAGACCTAGAGTGCCTCAAAACCCTCCAAGCTGAGGATCTAGAAAAATTACCCGGATGCAACATGATTGCCGAGTGGACAGGCAACAGCTTTAAGGGCTATGTAGAACCCGGCAAAGGCTGCATCGTCTTTCGCAAAGGCCAAAGTACCTATCTCGATAGCACATTTGAGATAGACGGCGAAAGATTTATTAGCCACGATCGCGGTCGAGATCCCGAAACCGACGAGCACATTTGGGGTTCTGTTGCAGGCCCTTTTTACTTCGTACGCTGGGCCAATTTTGCCGAAGAAGTGAGAGTTTGA
- a CDS encoding heme A synthase, translated as MTDSVLPRHPESATETSQLAQWISRFVMRMAIATLLLMAIGSATRVMNAGLACPDWPLCYGELVPRQQMNLQVFLEWFHRLDAALLGLSSIALFGVTWWNRRQLPTWLPWAATLVVGLIVFQGALGGLTVTELLRFDIVTAHLGTALLYFTTLLVIRMALVPYQGTGTVGKLPWVSLSAAIFVYAQSILGALVGSQWALHQCLGTAQLCQVMNSHIAGVLPASLATIATVWLAWRTPALSSLLRQFANWIAGLLVLQVALGIATFRLHLQVEPLTVAHQAIGAALLGTLVAFTVIAWRDRSTIKAAEPTSTLLVQPSPSIHSEPA; from the coding sequence ATGACAGATTCTGTCTTACCTCGCCACCCTGAATCAGCGACGGAGACCTCCCAGCTAGCTCAATGGATCTCACGGTTTGTGATGCGGATGGCGATCGCGACGTTGCTGTTGATGGCGATTGGCAGTGCTACCCGTGTGATGAATGCTGGATTAGCCTGCCCTGACTGGCCCTTGTGCTATGGCGAGTTGGTGCCCCGCCAGCAGATGAATCTGCAAGTTTTCTTAGAGTGGTTTCACCGCTTAGATGCCGCCCTGCTGGGTTTGTCTTCGATCGCTTTATTTGGCGTTACTTGGTGGAATCGCCGCCAATTGCCGACTTGGTTGCCTTGGGCCGCCACGCTAGTTGTAGGCTTGATTGTGTTTCAAGGAGCCTTGGGAGGGCTGACAGTCACTGAACTTCTACGCTTCGACATTGTCACGGCTCACCTAGGAACGGCATTGCTGTATTTCACGACGTTGCTCGTGATTCGCATGGCGTTGGTGCCTTATCAAGGCACTGGCACTGTCGGAAAGCTACCTTGGGTTAGTCTGAGTGCGGCTATCTTTGTTTATGCTCAAAGCATTTTAGGGGCGTTAGTTGGCTCTCAGTGGGCGTTACACCAATGCTTAGGAACCGCTCAACTCTGCCAAGTGATGAATAGCCATATTGCTGGAGTGCTGCCAGCTAGCTTAGCGACGATCGCAACTGTCTGGTTGGCTTGGCGAACTCCTGCCCTAAGCTCGCTTCTGCGCCAGTTTGCCAACTGGATTGCAGGTCTGCTCGTGTTGCAAGTTGCCTTGGGGATCGCTACATTTCGTTTACACCTACAGGTGGAACCGCTGACCGTGGCTCATCAAGCCATTGGTGCGGCCTTACTCGGAACCTTGGTGGCATTCACCGTAATAGCTTGGCGCGATCGCTCCACGATTAAAGCGGCTGAGCCAACCTCTACTTTATTGGTACAACCCTCGCCTAGCATTCACTCTGAACCTGCCTAG
- a CDS encoding heme o synthase, translating to MQETLWTQAPRRNQNLVQVIQSYYQLTKPRIILLLLITTAGGMWIAAEGQVNPLLLLVTLTGGALAAASANTINCLYDRDIDYIMERTRHRPLPSGRVHPRDALIFAIALASVSFSLLVVFANLLSALLAMSGIVVYVLVYTHWLKRHSTQNIVIGGAAGAIPPLVGWAAVTGDLSWAAWVLFAIVFFWTPPHFWALALMIRKDYASVGVPMLPVVAGEAETARQIWWYTLLLIPVTLLLVYPLHVMGAVYAAVALLLGGVFAQRAWQLMQAPADLDQARSLFKYSILYLMLLCAGMVLDSLPLTHQLLSFCTEHLQSLISAVPMLQSLTV from the coding sequence ATGCAAGAAACGCTTTGGACTCAAGCCCCCCGCCGAAACCAAAACTTAGTTCAAGTTATTCAGAGCTATTACCAACTCACTAAACCCCGCATTATCTTGCTGCTGCTGATTACCACCGCAGGCGGGATGTGGATTGCGGCAGAAGGCCAAGTGAATCCGCTGCTGCTGCTGGTAACGTTGACAGGTGGTGCTCTGGCTGCGGCCTCTGCCAACACGATCAACTGTTTATACGATCGCGATATTGACTACATCATGGAGCGGACGCGGCATCGCCCCTTGCCTTCGGGTCGGGTGCATCCTCGTGACGCGCTGATTTTTGCGATCGCCCTGGCTTCAGTTTCCTTTTCTTTATTGGTGGTCTTCGCCAATTTGCTCAGTGCCTTGCTGGCGATGTCGGGCATTGTGGTCTATGTCTTGGTCTATACCCACTGGCTCAAACGGCATAGTACCCAAAATATTGTGATTGGTGGTGCGGCAGGTGCGATCCCACCCTTAGTGGGTTGGGCGGCGGTGACAGGTGATCTAAGTTGGGCAGCTTGGGTGTTGTTTGCGATCGTCTTTTTCTGGACGCCCCCTCATTTCTGGGCCTTAGCCTTGATGATTCGTAAAGACTACGCCAGTGTAGGTGTGCCAATGTTGCCCGTGGTCGCTGGAGAAGCAGAAACGGCACGGCAAATTTGGTGGTATACCCTGCTCTTGATCCCCGTGACCCTTTTGTTGGTCTATCCCTTACATGTGATGGGAGCGGTGTACGCGGCTGTAGCCTTGCTATTGGGCGGTGTCTTTGCTCAGAGAGCATGGCAACTTATGCAAGCTCCGGCTGACTTAGATCAGGCGCGATCGCTGTTCAAGTACTCCATCCTCTATCTGATGTTGCTCTGTGCTGGCATGGTACTAGATAGTCTGCCTTTGACCCATCAATTGCTGAGCTTTTGTACCGAACATCTCCAGTCTTTGATCAGTGCAGTTCCAATGCTGCAAAGCCTAACTGTTTAG
- a CDS encoding esterase-like activity of phytase family protein has translation MVGARFGTYRRALGALVLIIPLLLTACGVPRISAESRLFLDRSLEFLGEYQLPQFTYNNTPVGGLSALTYDRQRDRFYAVSNDTSQQAPARFYTFKLSVDTSDPEAPKIQQLEVEQVTILKQDNGQPYPPNTIAPAGIGLSPQNSVFIASDNLDAAGTTPLVGEFDLATGKLRQRLPIPNRFLPNTGTPEEPVGVQAHGAFSALTLSAPSVSPANLEPFRIFAATQSALVQDRETENQTANNRLLHYLIGDGPPVLIAEHVYPIKAPPVGAIAPQLTELMVLDQGGHFLSLEETLDDSNPSAEIFQLAMGSATDTSSLASLQGAEGIQPIRKRSLLDLNKLGIPLGDLAGMTLGPQLPDGSQSLLLVSNNHLQAEQPTQVLLFRLKNTD, from the coding sequence GTGGTGGGGGCACGTTTTGGGACTTACCGTCGAGCTTTGGGTGCACTAGTTTTAATCATCCCTCTCCTGCTCACTGCTTGCGGTGTGCCTAGAATTTCTGCTGAATCTAGGCTGTTTTTGGACCGTTCCCTGGAGTTTCTGGGGGAGTATCAACTGCCGCAGTTTACGTACAACAACACTCCTGTAGGAGGTCTGTCAGCCCTAACTTACGATCGGCAGCGCGATCGCTTTTATGCCGTTTCTAATGATACTAGTCAGCAAGCACCTGCTAGGTTTTACACCTTCAAGCTCAGTGTTGATACGAGTGATCCGGAAGCTCCCAAAATCCAGCAGCTAGAAGTTGAGCAAGTCACCATCCTGAAACAGGACAACGGTCAACCCTATCCGCCTAATACGATCGCTCCTGCTGGCATTGGTCTGTCTCCACAAAATTCTGTCTTCATTGCAAGCGACAACTTAGATGCGGCGGGTACCACGCCTTTAGTCGGCGAGTTTGATCTAGCCACTGGTAAGTTACGGCAACGGCTACCGATCCCAAATCGATTCTTACCCAATACGGGTACACCGGAAGAACCTGTCGGAGTTCAAGCGCATGGAGCATTCTCAGCCCTGACCCTTAGCGCTCCTAGTGTCAGTCCTGCCAATTTAGAACCGTTTCGCATCTTCGCCGCCACTCAATCAGCCTTAGTGCAAGACCGAGAGACAGAAAACCAAACTGCTAATAATCGCTTACTTCACTATCTGATCGGAGACGGCCCCCCAGTGCTGATTGCAGAGCATGTGTATCCCATCAAAGCTCCTCCCGTCGGAGCGATCGCCCCGCAACTGACAGAACTAATGGTGCTCGACCAAGGTGGGCATTTCTTGAGCTTGGAGGAAACCCTAGATGACTCCAACCCCTCTGCGGAAATTTTTCAACTAGCAATGGGCAGCGCTACAGACACTTCCAGTTTGGCCAGCCTCCAAGGGGCAGAAGGAATTCAACCGATTCGTAAGCGATCGCTATTGGATTTGAACAAGCTCGGAATTCCACTGGGTGACTTAGCCGGAATGACCTTGGGGCCACAATTACCAGACGGTTCTCAGAGTTTATTGCTGGTCAGCAACAACCATCTGCAAGCCGAACAACCAACTCAAGTGCTCTTATTTCGTCTCAAAAACACGGATTAA
- a CDS encoding cytochrome c oxidase subunit II, with the protein MKIPSAISAMIAGILLTLVSVWYGQNHDLLPIAASEEAPLVDGLFNVMMTIGTGIFLLVQGIIIISIIRFRRREGDDTDGPPIHGNIPLEILWTAIPAIIVLGISVYSFEVYLREGGVDPMNHAAAHAPKAERMAQMPGAAIAATLTETPATKNRNQLEQEQALQDPATAAVRNETIPQRKDAPGEGVTAGRLGPTPDKQGKAPEIVVNVTGLQFAWIFTYPDSGVVAAELHVPNGREVKLNISANDVIHAFWVPEFRLKQDAVPGLQSELRFTPNRIGEYPLICAELCGAYHGAMKTKVLVQAPQDFDNWIQSQKVATAEDLTQAIAANPANLSTDEFLAPYTQDLGISAAALQELPHSMHQMHHADPVSSTAS; encoded by the coding sequence GTGAAAATCCCAAGCGCTATTTCAGCCATGATTGCTGGCATCCTACTGACACTTGTGAGTGTTTGGTACGGCCAAAATCATGATTTGTTGCCAATTGCAGCTTCTGAAGAGGCTCCTCTTGTAGACGGACTGTTCAATGTCATGATGACCATCGGAACTGGCATTTTTTTGCTAGTTCAAGGAATCATCATTATTTCCATTATTCGATTCCGTCGTCGTGAGGGGGACGATACAGACGGGCCTCCCATCCACGGCAATATCCCCCTCGAAATTCTTTGGACTGCGATCCCTGCCATCATTGTTTTAGGTATTTCGGTCTATAGCTTCGAAGTTTATCTACGCGAAGGCGGCGTTGATCCGATGAATCACGCGGCTGCCCATGCCCCTAAAGCCGAACGAATGGCTCAAATGCCTGGAGCGGCGATCGCGGCCACTCTGACTGAGACGCCTGCCACCAAAAATCGCAATCAACTGGAGCAAGAGCAAGCGCTGCAAGATCCAGCGACGGCTGCGGTCCGGAATGAAACCATTCCCCAGCGCAAGGATGCTCCGGGTGAAGGCGTTACCGCAGGTCGGTTAGGACCCACCCCTGATAAGCAAGGCAAAGCTCCCGAAATAGTGGTGAATGTCACAGGTCTGCAATTTGCCTGGATCTTTACCTACCCCGATAGCGGCGTGGTTGCGGCTGAGTTGCACGTTCCCAATGGCCGCGAAGTCAAGCTCAATATTTCGGCCAATGATGTGATTCATGCCTTCTGGGTACCAGAATTTCGCTTGAAGCAAGATGCGGTGCCAGGGTTGCAAAGTGAACTGCGCTTCACCCCTAATCGAATTGGAGAATACCCGCTGATTTGCGCCGAACTTTGTGGGGCTTATCATGGCGCGATGAAAACTAAAGTTTTAGTGCAAGCTCCTCAAGACTTTGACAATTGGATTCAAAGTCAGAAGGTGGCGACAGCCGAAGACTTGACCCAGGCGATCGCGGCTAACCCAGCCAATCTCTCTACTGATGAATTTTTAGCGCCTTACACCCAAGATTTAGGCATCAGCGCAGCAGCCCTTCAGGAACTCCCCCATAGCATGCATCAGATGCATCATGCAGATCCTGTCAGCAGTACTGCTAGCTAA
- a CDS encoding NAD-dependent epimerase/dehydratase family protein, with translation MKVLVIGGDGYCGWATALYLSNRGYEVGILDSMVRRHWDTELCIETLTPIAPIQQRLQRWKDLTGKSIDLFVGDITNYEFLSKALHTFEPEAIVHFGEQRSAPFSMIDREHAVLTQVNNVVGTLNLLYVMRESFPDCHLVKLGTMGEYGTPNIDIEEGYITIEHNGRKDTLPYPKQPGSFYHLSKVHDSHNIHFACRVWGLRATDLNQGVVYGVLTEETGMDELLINRLDYDGIFGTALNRFCIQAATGHPITVYGKGGQTRGFLDIRDTVRCVELAIANPADPGQFRVFNQFTELFSIGDLATMVKQASASLGLNVEVNHIDNPRVELEEHYFNAKNTNLLSLGLQPHFLSDSLLDSLLNFAVKYQDRVDQNQILPKVSWRR, from the coding sequence ATGAAAGTCCTGGTTATTGGCGGCGATGGTTACTGCGGTTGGGCAACTGCGCTCTACCTCTCCAATCGAGGTTATGAAGTCGGCATTCTGGACAGCATGGTGCGCCGACACTGGGATACGGAACTTTGCATCGAAACCCTAACCCCAATTGCACCGATTCAGCAACGTTTGCAGCGTTGGAAAGATTTAACCGGAAAGTCCATAGACCTCTTTGTTGGTGACATTACCAATTACGAGTTCTTAAGCAAGGCACTTCATACCTTCGAGCCAGAAGCAATTGTGCACTTTGGGGAACAGCGTTCTGCCCCCTTCTCCATGATTGACCGCGAGCACGCTGTCCTGACTCAGGTCAACAATGTGGTCGGAACGCTGAATCTGCTTTACGTGATGCGTGAAAGCTTCCCAGACTGCCATCTCGTCAAGCTGGGCACGATGGGTGAGTATGGCACACCCAATATTGATATTGAAGAAGGCTATATCACGATCGAGCACAACGGTCGTAAAGATACCCTGCCCTATCCCAAGCAACCTGGCTCGTTCTACCATCTCAGCAAAGTTCACGATAGTCACAACATTCACTTTGCTTGCCGGGTTTGGGGTCTGCGTGCTACCGACTTGAACCAAGGCGTTGTCTATGGCGTCCTCACCGAAGAAACCGGAATGGACGAGTTGTTGATCAACCGCCTAGACTACGATGGCATTTTTGGTACAGCACTGAACCGTTTCTGTATCCAAGCTGCCACTGGGCATCCAATCACGGTTTATGGCAAGGGTGGTCAGACTCGCGGCTTCCTAGATATCCGGGATACGGTCCGCTGTGTGGAGTTGGCGATCGCGAACCCTGCTGATCCGGGTCAATTCCGAGTCTTTAACCAATTCACCGAACTCTTCAGCATTGGCGACCTAGCCACAATGGTGAAGCAAGCAAGCGCTTCCCTGGGGCTGAATGTGGAAGTCAACCACATCGACAACCCCCGGGTCGAGCTAGAAGAGCATTACTTTAATGCCAAAAACACCAACTTGCTCAGCCTCGGACTCCAGCCTCACTTCCTCTCTGATTCCTTGCTCGATTCCTTGCTGAACTTTGCCGTGAAGTATCAGGATCGCGTGGACCAAAATCAGATTCTACCCAAAGTTTCTTGGCGTCGATAA
- the ctaD gene encoding cytochrome c oxidase subunit I translates to MTQAQLQETANIPAHGSEPKVTHWREYFGFSTDHKVIGIQYLVTTFIFYLIGGVLATAVRTELATPEVDFVSREVYNSLFTVHATIMIFLWIVPAGTGGFGNFLIPLLIGARDMAFPRLNAIAFWIIPPAGLLLLSSFLVGAPGAGWTSYPPLSTMSAGKAGEAIWIMSVLLLGTSSILAAVNFIVTIVKMRTPGMGYNQMPLFCWAMLSTSALALIATPVLAGALILLAFDLLAGTAFFNPTGGGDPIVYQHLFWFYSHPAVYIMILPFFGMISEILPVHARKPIFGYKAIAYSSLAISFLGLIVWAHHMFTSGTPAWLRMFFMITTMVIAVPTGIKVFSWLATIWGGKLRLNSAMLFAMGFVSMFVIGGISGVMVAAVPFDIHVHDTYFVVAHLHYVLFGGSVFGIYAGFYHWFPKMTGRMLNETWGKIHFAMMLVGFNITFMPMHKLGMEGMNRRIAEYDPKFATLNLICSVGAYLLALSTIPFIVNACWSWIAGPKAPDNPWQGLTLEWMTTSPPPVENFESDPVLATGPYDYGMGSRATQVDVPFSDARDPALSAGPSSALRAEPDPAVAVHPDDRQGESHNR, encoded by the coding sequence ATGACACAAGCACAGCTTCAAGAAACTGCTAACATCCCCGCCCACGGCTCTGAGCCTAAAGTGACCCATTGGCGCGAATATTTTGGCTTTAGTACTGACCACAAGGTGATTGGGATTCAGTACCTGGTCACTACGTTTATCTTCTATTTAATTGGTGGTGTCCTGGCGACTGCCGTCCGCACCGAACTGGCAACTCCAGAAGTTGATTTTGTCAGCCGTGAGGTTTACAACAGCTTATTTACGGTCCACGCCACGATCATGATCTTCTTGTGGATCGTACCTGCCGGAACGGGTGGGTTTGGCAACTTCTTGATCCCGCTGCTGATCGGGGCTAGAGACATGGCCTTCCCCCGGCTGAACGCGATCGCCTTCTGGATCATTCCCCCCGCAGGCTTATTGCTGCTCAGTAGTTTCTTAGTTGGGGCACCGGGTGCAGGTTGGACCTCCTATCCACCGCTAAGCACGATGAGTGCGGGCAAGGCTGGAGAGGCGATTTGGATCATGAGCGTGCTACTGCTCGGAACCTCTTCGATCCTGGCAGCAGTGAACTTCATCGTCACGATTGTGAAGATGCGGACCCCCGGCATGGGTTATAACCAAATGCCCCTGTTCTGCTGGGCCATGCTCTCGACTTCAGCCTTAGCGCTGATCGCGACTCCGGTTTTAGCAGGCGCACTCATTCTCCTGGCCTTTGACCTGCTGGCAGGTACAGCATTTTTTAACCCGACAGGTGGCGGTGACCCGATTGTTTACCAGCATTTATTCTGGTTCTACTCCCACCCCGCCGTTTACATCATGATCTTGCCCTTCTTCGGCATGATCTCGGAAATTTTGCCCGTCCATGCTCGCAAGCCAATTTTTGGTTATAAGGCGATCGCTTACTCCAGCTTGGCAATTAGCTTCCTGGGCCTGATCGTGTGGGCACACCACATGTTTACCAGCGGCACCCCCGCTTGGCTCCGCATGTTCTTCATGATCACGACAATGGTGATTGCGGTTCCCACGGGGATCAAGGTCTTCAGTTGGCTAGCTACCATTTGGGGCGGAAAGCTACGGCTCAACAGCGCCATGCTGTTTGCAATGGGCTTTGTCTCCATGTTTGTCATCGGTGGCATCAGCGGCGTTATGGTGGCGGCTGTCCCCTTTGATATTCATGTTCACGACACCTACTTTGTCGTCGCCCACCTGCACTACGTCCTGTTTGGCGGCAGTGTCTTCGGCATCTACGCTGGCTTCTATCACTGGTTTCCCAAAATGACGGGGCGGATGCTGAATGAGACCTGGGGCAAAATTCACTTTGCCATGATGCTAGTTGGCTTCAACATTACTTTCATGCCCATGCACAAGCTAGGCATGGAAGGGATGAACCGACGCATTGCTGAGTATGACCCCAAGTTCGCTACCCTGAACTTAATTTGTTCGGTCGGTGCCTATTTGCTGGCTCTCTCTACGATCCCCTTCATTGTGAATGCTTGCTGGAGTTGGATAGCGGGTCCAAAAGCACCGGACAACCCCTGGCAAGGTCTCACCTTAGAGTGGATGACGACTTCCCCACCTCCTGTGGAAAACTTTGAGAGTGATCCCGTCTTGGCTACAGGCCCCTATGACTATGGAATGGGCAGTCGCGCCACTCAGGTAGATGTGCCCTTCTCGGATGCCCGCGATCCAGCTTTATCGGCGGGTCCCAGTTCCGCGCTCAGAGCTGAGCCTGATCCGGCGGTTGCGGTCCATCCTGACGATCGCCAAGGCGAAAGCCATAACCGCTGA
- a CDS encoding ABC transporter permease, translated as MSRSVTPPKPSVPSENTVPSHAVGLAAKPALPQTSALSDFVQETLALTRRLFIQLQRRPSTLIAGIIQPLMWLVLFGALFQNVPQGLFGDSQSYGQFLGAGIIVFTAFGGALNAGLPVMFDREFGFLNRLLVAPLASRFSIVVASAIFITTLSLIQTAVIVSAIAFLGAGLPNLLGLGVVTLIVFALVLGVTGLSLGLAFALPGHVELIAVIFVTNLPLLFASTALAPLSFMPRWLQVVATLNPLSYAIEPIRYLYLHNDWALNSVVMQAPWGAVSLGGALLVLFAFDLVALLSIQPLLRRTFA; from the coding sequence ATGAGCCGTAGTGTAACTCCCCCGAAACCCAGCGTACCTTCTGAGAATACAGTACCTAGTCATGCCGTTGGACTCGCTGCAAAACCAGCATTGCCTCAGACCAGCGCTTTGAGTGACTTTGTTCAAGAAACTTTAGCGCTTACCCGTCGCCTATTTATTCAGTTACAACGCCGTCCTTCTACATTGATTGCTGGCATTATCCAGCCGTTGATGTGGCTGGTTCTATTTGGCGCTTTGTTTCAAAATGTGCCGCAGGGTTTGTTTGGGGATAGCCAGAGTTATGGTCAGTTTTTAGGTGCGGGCATTATTGTCTTCACGGCTTTTGGTGGGGCGTTGAATGCAGGGCTCCCCGTGATGTTCGATCGCGAGTTTGGTTTCTTAAATCGTCTGTTAGTGGCTCCTCTGGCCTCTCGCTTTTCGATTGTGGTAGCCTCAGCGATTTTTATCACCACGCTCAGCTTGATTCAGACGGCGGTGATTGTCAGCGCGATCGCATTTTTGGGCGCTGGCTTACCTAATCTCCTCGGTTTGGGTGTTGTCACCTTAATTGTGTTTGCCTTAGTTTTGGGCGTCACAGGCTTAAGCTTAGGGTTGGCCTTTGCCTTACCTGGACATGTTGAGCTAATTGCTGTAATTTTTGTCACCAATCTACCGCTGTTGTTTGCTAGCACAGCCCTAGCTCCTCTGTCTTTTATGCCCCGCTGGTTGCAGGTTGTAGCGACGCTCAATCCCCTCAGCTATGCGATCGAGCCAATTCGCTATCTCTATCTACACAACGACTGGGCCTTAAATAGTGTGGTGATGCAAGCGCCTTGGGGAGCAGTCAGCTTGGGT